From Hydractinia symbiolongicarpus strain clone_291-10 chromosome 11, HSymV2.1, whole genome shotgun sequence, the proteins below share one genomic window:
- the LOC130613704 gene encoding UPF0598 protein CG30010-like, with amino-acid sequence MFAKRLNLLINKRWYSVMSSGKYVQGFSPRDGVREYFYYIDHQGQLFLEGTKIRNFVTCYKDKDFLTFFFKRLRLNKAGKYCDDFPYISRCGPEINYVYCENKPIVFTDIINAQEGDRIVINKIGPKMTITFQPEKLCMLPKNGRVYHPASKKVGGVGILKTSLAIEFSNHFLFENGEEDKDPPSHFVWKGCKYQLDNELWNIMKEDNVEET; translated from the exons ATGTTTGCCAAACGTCTAAATCTTCTCATCAACAAAAGATGGTATTCTGTTATGTCATCTGGTAAATATGTTCAAGGTTTTTCTCCAAGGGATGGAGTGAGAGAATATTTTTACTACATTGATCATCAGGGGCAG TTATTCTTAGAAggaacaaaaataagaaattttgtgACATGTTATAAAG ataaagactttttaacatttttctttaaaagattAAGACTAAACAAGGCTGGAAAGTACTGTGACGATTTTCCCTATATTTCTCGTTGTGGACCCGAAATCAATTATGTTTATTGCGAGAACAAACCAATTGTTTTTACTGACATTATCAATGCACAAGAGGGAGACAGAattgttataaataaaataggTCCAAAGATGACAATAACATTTCAACCGGAAAAACTTTGCATGCTCCCTAAAAATGGGCGGGTTTATCATCCAGCTTCAAAAAAGGTTGGAGGCGTTGGAATACTAAAAACTAGTTTGGCCATTGAGTTTagtaatcattttttatttgaaaatggtGAAGAGGATAAAGATCCACCATCACATTTTGTATGGAAAGGTTGCAAGTATCAATTAGATAACGAATTGTGGAATATTATGAAGGAAGATAATGTTGAAGAAACCTAA
- the LOC130613701 gene encoding dehydrogenase/reductase SDR family member 4-like, which yields MIRTAYNRMIRPQNTSTAVLGVRNLNMSSVLHKKLDGKVAIVTASTAGIGFAIAQGLAENGAKVLISSRKQDNVDKALERLKNEGLDVSGTVCHVNKEEDRTKLIQKAVSYYGQLDILVSNAGVNPYFGPVLQTPESSWDKIFDSNVKCAFLLAKEVAPHLEKTRGSMLFVSSILGLNPSQMLGAYSVSKTALLGLVKVLAGECAPMNIRVNGIAPGVIKTAFSSKLTETPAISETMLNSIPMKRFGTPSECAGTAVFLSSDEASYITGEIISITGGMQSRL from the exons ATGATTCGAACAGCATACAATCGAATGATAAGACCACAGAATACAAGTACTGCTGTTTTGGGTGTAAGAAATCTAAATATGTCCTCTGTACTTCACAAAAAATTGGATGGTAAAGTTGCTATAGTAACAGCCTCAACTGCAGG TATTGGTTTTGCTATAGCACAAGGCTTAGCAGAGAATGGAGCAAAGGTATTGATTAGTAGTCGCAAGCAGGACAATGTCGACAAGGCTTTGGAGAGGTTAAAGAATGAGGGTTTAGATGTGTCTGGAACTGTTTGCCATGTCAATAAAGAAGAGGACAGAACCAAACTCATACAAAAG GCAGTTTCGTATTATGGCCAACTAGATATTCTTGTTTCAAATGCTGGTGTTAATCCTTACTTCGGACCAGTGCTTCAG acGCCAGAAAGTTCATGGGATAAG ATATTCGATTCCAACGTGAAATGTGCATTTCTGCTGGCTAAAGAAGTTGCACCACATCTAGAGAAAACTAG AGGTTCCATGCTGTTTGTATCATCAATACTTGGCTTAAACCCATCCCAA ATGTTGGGAGCAtattcagtttcaaaaacagctTTGTTGGGTTTGGTCAAAGTCTTAGCTGGTGAATGTGCACCAATGAATATTCGTGTGAATGGTATTGCCCCTGGAGTAATCAAGACAGCTTTTAGCAGTAAA CTAACGGAAACACCAGCGATTAGTGAAACTATGTTAAATTCGATTCCAATGAAAAG ATTTGGCACTCCATCAGAATGCGCTGGAACAGCTGTGTTTTTATCGTCGGACGAAGCTAGTTATATAACAGGCGAAATAATTTCAATCACCGGAGGCATGCAATCGAGGCTGTAG